catccaTCTTTCCTTATttccaattccttccttccctcccttctatccctccctcccttccatctattcttccttccctcccttcgtcatccatccttccttattcccaattcattttttccttcatttcttccttccctccctcatccgTCCTTCCTTATTCCCAAttcattttttccttcatttcttccttccgtCCCTCATCCGTCCTTCCTTATTTccaattctttccttccttctatctatccttccctcccttccatctatccctccttctttccttccatctatcccttcctcccttccatctgttcctccttccttatttccaattcattttttcccttcatttcttccttccctccctctctcatctgtccttccttttccaatttcttccttccttcttccctccctccctccctcccttccatctatccctccttccttatttccaattcatttttccttccttccttccttcttccctccctccctccctcccttcccactcctCACCCTCCTGTCCTCACACCACGCAGGCTGCTACAGGCGGTGGAACAAAGACGGCAGCAGCAGCTGCGTGAAATGTGAGAACGAGACCCTCCCGGCGGCTCCAGCGTACAACCTGACGGACTGTCAGAACGGTGAGTCGTTGATGATCTTCCGATCCTCCTGCCTTTGGGGGCAGAGTTAAGAATGCTCTCTCTGCTTTTCCCCTCACCATCCAGCAGAGGGCGGAAGAGAGGCATGTGAAGGTTCAGGATGCTGGGATTGAAAACAGAAGGTTCTAGTCCTCCTTTTTTTAAGAGGAGAAAGCAACACGGTTATAAGAGTGCCTTGTTGATTTGGCGTGTTTTGAAAAAACCCCtcgatctttatttttattttgtttattaaattcataTACAGGCCCTCtcacctacagtagtggccaaaattgcggaaaccttttggggaaagtgtatttttcaaaactagctaataacaccacgttttggggggagtagtaccataagattatatatcaatggaaagataatttaatcaagaatgtaatgcaatcacttttatgaaggatttgctattagaatagcagtgatagtataaagaagaaaagtgaaacacgtagaaaaaacgagatatacaaaaatgatcaccatgtcagttaatccttagttgggtaacctttagcatgaatgacggccttacaacgtcttcccatggagtgaaccaagtcttctagtgctgcagctgttataatgtgaaaccaagattgacggATGGCTTCTACTAACTGGGTTTTTATTGCTGGGTggcttctgattaacaagtttctttagtcggctctgtagattttcaactgggttaaagtctgggctattcccaggccattccagcagtggaataggattatctttaaactccaaaataaaaagtggtgttattagccatcaaacctcaaaaatacacttttcccaaatggtttccacaattttggccactactgtataaggCAGCTCTTTACCTTGGTTAGTCTTTCGTTGAGCAATTCCCAGCTTCCAGACTCGActttttctttctgcctttccGACAGTAGGAATACAAGTTCCTGCCCATACGATGAATGCCAACGCATAGCTTTGGGAATTGGGCTGGGTTTTGCCTTGTGCCTAAATACATTAAAGCAAAATCCGAGCGATGGAGCCAGGGAAAATAACTTGGAATATAAGcagggggtgggattcagctggttcggaccggttcgggtgaaccggatgctaattttacatctggtttgccgaactggtagttgcaaggactggctgggccCGCCCAtctcgcccctcccaggagtctccacgcggccagttttggatgccaggtaagtgcagggcccgcgtAGAGACTCCAGGAGGGCGGAAAACGGGCATATTAGAAGTATTGGAAATCCAGGAactggcccatttctggcctccagagcccgagggaggccgtttttgccctcccagaggctcgaggaaaacctccggagcctggggagggcaaaaacgacaCCCCCCCCGCCGTGTTGTATGAGGCCATATAGGCCAcgcccatggccacgcccacccaacaaccgggcagagaaccagttgctaaatttttttaatcccacccctGAATACAAGTTTTCTCTCTTGGAATCAGCAATGGAGAAATTCAGCTGGCTTTGGCCGTACCatgttctttctctcttctccaaatttctgggttttgtcttgtttttttttttttttttgtagatgcAGCTGGGGAATTGAACCCTCTAATCAACCTAACTACTCTAACTCCAGAGACCTTCGGTATAGGTGAGTCACGCCGGAGAGACTTAGCAAAAGGGGTTTGGTTCTTAACAGGAGGGTTTTCCGGCCGTCAtgaacaggtggtcctcgacttacggccgccattgagcccaagatttctgtcatTGCAAAGCAAGAGGTGgttaaaagtgagttttgccccattttcttgccaccgCTGCGATGTGGACCGCTTAGCAGCTGTGAAAGTTAGTAACCCGGATGTTAGGTGAACCTGCCTTTCAGGGAAATGttagaatgtacagaaatgaataatgctctatagcgtcgttttgagggtaggagttgaaacagtttatatccaggatgtgaggagtctgtagatattttcacagccctctttttgactcttgcagtatacaggtcctcagtggaaggcaggttggtagccattgttttttctgcagttctaatcatcctctgaagtctgtgtctgtcttgttgggttgcagaaccaaaccagacagttatggaggtgcagatgacagactcaatcattcctctgtagaactggatcagcagctccttggacagtttgagcttactgagctggcgcagaaagaacattctttgttgtgcttttttgatgacctttttttttttttcataaaaaagttttatttttacaatcatatcaaacagctcatccaatgtacagttatatacaattagtcgggcttgcccagtcaccaccccacttcttaacactcttccctcttctaccttcttctactttccagaccttcctctccttctcttatctacatcctctcctccctccaccctacagcttccttctccctcttctttcctcttctcctctttcctacctcctactctctcctcttttctccctccccaccattctaaaatggtaactgggcagacccaaccctacattaattatatttatacatcttcaataatccctgtacattaaccatcactccgtccgctaccctcaaccccccccaatgacgtttttgatgtcggctgtccattttagaactcGCGAtacggtagaacctagaaatttgactaCACACACAGAGAGCCATTTTTAtagagagagattaaaaaaaatgcacattcTCGGGCAGGAATTAAAGGGGCCGACGGTCGGCAAGACACCTGCCTGCCAATCTCAAGGATTAATTTGCAAGGTTAGGAAAAGGACGTTCCTTCGGTGAGAcgcttcttcatttttcttttggctTTAGGAGGCCCCGAAGTCGCAGCTTCCCTAATATTTGGCACTTTCTTGATcagcctcatcctcatcctctgtGTTGCGTCCTTCTTCTACCTCAAACGTGCCAATAAACTCCCCAATCTCTTCTATCGAAGAAGCAAAGGTAGGTTtgtctgtgtcgtgtcccactcctccgctgacggccaggtcagggaaatccgaatcaggcgtgcctctgcagctctgtcaaagtcctagcaaagttctcaaggcaggcaggagaccagaaagtgatttcagcaagatatgttagactttgcctgactcagagaatgccagaaagcagatcctttatataggccatggggtgtggctccatgactcagcacttatccaggcctgctcctcccttccttctgtcgccgccacctatcaattcttctgaagcgagggtcactccagtcagcagctgttggtaattgacctccctcaggctcacatgctgtggaggag
Above is a genomic segment from Ahaetulla prasina isolate Xishuangbanna chromosome 18, ASM2864084v1, whole genome shotgun sequence containing:
- the C18H1orf159 gene encoding uncharacterized protein C1orf159 homolog; the protein is MAVPCVFLLTVLGAEVTSKSTDSLESDAECCVDTMEANSSCLANSQCTPGCYRRWNKDGSSSCVKCENETLPAAPAYNLTDCQNDAAGELNPLINLTTLTPETFGIGGPEVAASLIFGTFLISLILILCVASFFYLKRANKLPNLFYRRSKGSIVQSAESASMLSPPSSIRKPRYVRRDRSLATSTTSTTLSAETRVSNV